The following are encoded in a window of Pelagicoccus enzymogenes genomic DNA:
- a CDS encoding helix-turn-helix domain-containing protein, with protein sequence MNTRIMRPLNLIFPMDSDFNNAMAQRLIQLRKNEGLTQVEVAERLGISQGTYAHYERGFRRIPLERLPSLAQALSTTEEELLGLERKNGKRGPASQLERRFEAIRKLPQTRQKEILKVVDALLAQAS encoded by the coding sequence ATGAACACCCGTATAATGCGTCCACTAAATCTGATCTTCCCCATGGACTCCGACTTCAACAACGCCATGGCCCAGCGACTAATTCAGCTGCGCAAGAACGAAGGACTGACGCAAGTCGAGGTCGCCGAGCGTCTCGGCATATCCCAAGGGACCTACGCGCACTACGAGCGAGGCTTCAGGCGGATTCCCCTTGAAAGACTACCCTCGCTCGCTCAGGCATTGAGCACGACCGAGGAGGAGCTGCTAGGCCTCGAACGCAAAAACGGCAAGCGTGGCCCTGCGTCGCAGCTCGAACGCCGTTTCGAGGCGATTCGAAAGCTGCCTCAAACGAGGCAGAAGGAGATCCTCAAGGTCGTGGACGCCCTGCTCGCGCAGGCGTCTTAG